A stretch of the Ptychodera flava strain L36383 chromosome 18, AS_Pfla_20210202, whole genome shotgun sequence genome encodes the following:
- the LOC139116793 gene encoding inverted formin-2-like — protein sequence MANTVNPATQGTPPSDVDPNFSNQSVENCDPELCIQFLNLHRDTNYDGIATRLNTSDVPWMSEFLRRDGLSVLTENLARFGERRDDEDASLKCAFCIRTVLNKGVGLKFILQKANKRLVHNILLGVQSRYTKTKIAVTEILSALAMYSPDGHQSVISALEFYKRERGQRHRFSIIIEELEKTQSSKYKLTLVVFVNSLLVKMADTAEGRQTREAFLELGILDILDKLREEECGAIVDQIDYLEHLLLHDYEEEEGFDEVDGPIGTPTDKNRNTRTGQHKADGASYKELYNSWFMDEIDAGLSSEAEAGAVFSGDSIIDDIWKRLVRET from the exons ATGGCTAACACGGTGAACCCAGCGACACAGGGAACTCCACCGTCGGACGTGGACCCGAACTTCTCGAACCAAAGTGTGGAAAATTGCGACCCGGAACTGTGCATACAATTTCTCAACTTGCACAGGGACACGAACTACGATGGAATAGCAACACGGCTCAACACAAGCGATGTGCCATGGATGTCAGAGTTCCTCAGAAGGGATGGCCTGTCAGTGCTGACGGAAAATCTAGCCCGATTTGGAGAACGACGGGACGACGAAGACGCCTCGTTGAAGTGTGCATTTTGTATCAGAACTGTCCTGAACAAGGGCGTTGGGCTGAAGTTCATTCTACAGAAAGCAAACAAAAGACTGGTCCATAATATATTGCTTG gTGTACAGTCGAGGTACACGAAAACGAAGATAGCTGTGACTGAAATACTCTCGGCACTGGCAATGTATTCTCCGGATGGTCATCAGTCAGTTATCAGTGCACTTGAGTTTTATAAG AGAGAAAGAGGTCAAAGGCACAGATTCAGCATTATCATCGAGGAATTAGAAAAGACTCAGTCTTCAAAATACAAGTTGACATTGGTTGTTTTTGTAAATAGTTTGTTAGTTAAGATGGCTGACACCGCAGAGGGACGTCAAACGAGAGAAGCGTTCCTGGAGCTTGGAATTCTCGACATTCTTGATAAGCTGAG GGAAGAAGAGTGTGGGGCGATTGTCGATCAGATTGACTACCTTGAACATCTTCTGCTGCATGACTACGAAGAAGAGGAAGGATTTGATGAAGTTGACGGACCCATCGGAACACCCACAGAT AAAAATAGAAACACTAGAACAGGGCAACACAAAGCAGACGGTGCAAGTTATAAAGAACTGTACAACTCTTGGTTTATGGATGAAATTGATGCCGGCCTTTCATCCGAAGCTGAAGCAGGAGCTGTCTTTAGCGGTGACAGTATTATTGATGACATCTGGAAACGACTAGTAAGG GAAACGTGA